The proteins below come from a single Chryseobacterium nepalense genomic window:
- a CDS encoding FAD-dependent oxidoreductase, protein MLIKNKSVAIIGGGPGGLTLARLLQMKGVQVKVYERDFDKNSRVQGSLLDMHQNSGLAAIRAAGLLEVFKENFMTGADKTKIMDEDGKVWFSDHDAKSDENFEEEHFRPEIDRGTLRKILLNSLNENTIVWNSHFLSMEKENEGWMLYFKNQPAVYADIVIGCDGANSKIRPYITEIKPFYTGIVMLEGNIPDADVNAPEINTILRGGKIMAFGNQKNLLMGQKEKGAIGFYASFKADEDWSSTSGLNYSDKSEIIQWYKKMYPGWNSIWLKLFESAEIPFIPRPIYCMPFDQYWKPLENVTIIGDAAHVMPPFAGEGANMAMKDALHLSECLTSENYSTIKEAIAGYESEMRKRASSAAEESVKNGEIMHSETALQSMLDFFGSFK, encoded by the coding sequence ATGCTGATAAAAAACAAATCCGTTGCCATTATCGGCGGCGGCCCCGGAGGACTGACTCTGGCAAGACTTTTACAGATGAAAGGAGTACAGGTAAAAGTATACGAAAGGGATTTTGATAAAAATTCCCGTGTTCAGGGTTCCCTGCTTGATATGCATCAGAATTCAGGACTGGCTGCTATCCGTGCTGCAGGTCTGCTGGAAGTATTTAAAGAAAACTTTATGACCGGTGCAGATAAAACTAAGATCATGGATGAAGATGGAAAGGTTTGGTTTAGCGATCATGATGCTAAATCTGATGAAAATTTCGAAGAAGAACACTTCCGGCCGGAAATTGACCGCGGGACTTTAAGAAAAATTCTGCTGAATTCTTTAAATGAAAATACAATAGTGTGGAACAGTCATTTTCTGTCGATGGAGAAAGAAAATGAAGGCTGGATGTTGTATTTTAAAAATCAGCCTGCAGTATATGCTGATATCGTGATCGGATGTGACGGAGCAAATTCAAAAATTCGGCCTTATATAACGGAAATCAAGCCTTTTTATACGGGAATTGTAATGTTGGAGGGAAATATTCCGGATGCTGATGTGAATGCTCCTGAAATTAATACAATTTTGAGAGGCGGAAAAATTATGGCTTTCGGAAATCAAAAAAACCTGCTGATGGGACAGAAAGAAAAAGGGGCAATCGGTTTTTATGCCAGTTTTAAAGCCGATGAAGACTGGTCATCCACAAGCGGATTGAACTATTCCGATAAGTCTGAAATTATCCAATGGTATAAAAAGATGTATCCAGGATGGAACAGCATCTGGCTTAAATTGTTTGAAAGTGCGGAAATACCGTTTATTCCTCGTCCTATTTACTGTATGCCGTTTGATCAGTACTGGAAACCTTTAGAAAATGTCACCATTATTGGCGATGCGGCACATGTTATGCCTCCATTTGCGGGAGAAGGAGCGAATATGGCGATGAAAGATGCGTTGCACCTGAGTGAATGTTTAACATCCGAAAACTATTCGACAATAAAGGAAGCTATTGCCGGCTATGAATCGGAAATGAGAAAAAGGGCTTCTTCAGCTGCAGAAGAATCTGTTAAAAATGGAGAAATCATGCATTCTGAAACAGCTTTACAATCAATGCTGGACTTCTTTGGCAGCTTTAAGTGA
- a CDS encoding XRE family transcriptional regulator, whose amino-acid sequence MSIFSENIRYLRSKLGVSQQSVADSINITRGRYAKYEDDANSPSPEILVSISRYYKVSIDLLLTVDLKKYSIDDILNLPDNRIVLPIKVGKTGENKIEIVPHKGKMGYLTGYNDPEYIEALQHMSLPFLRNGKYRAFPVEGDSMPPYNDGTYIIGKYIESKDYLKKGKSYMFVTRDGIVYKRFGKLNNSGTFVSSDNVFYEPYEIEWKDILEIWEFAGSVNTKELEIPSNDFEMIKKMFKVLHNDIKSLKDS is encoded by the coding sequence ATGTCAATTTTTTCAGAAAACATAAGGTATTTAAGAAGTAAGCTTGGGGTATCACAACAAAGTGTTGCTGATAGTATTAACATTACTCGTGGGAGATATGCCAAATATGAGGATGATGCTAACAGTCCATCCCCTGAAATTTTAGTTAGTATTTCAAGATATTATAAAGTTAGTATAGATTTATTGCTAACTGTTGATTTAAAAAAATATTCAATCGATGACATTTTAAATCTACCTGATAATAGAATTGTCTTGCCTATCAAAGTTGGGAAGACAGGTGAAAATAAAATTGAGATTGTTCCCCATAAGGGAAAGATGGGCTATCTTACTGGCTACAATGACCCTGAATACATTGAAGCTTTACAACACATGTCCCTTCCTTTTTTAAGAAATGGGAAGTACAGAGCTTTTCCTGTTGAAGGAGATTCTATGCCTCCTTATAATGACGGTACATACATTATTGGAAAATACATTGAAAGTAAAGATTATTTAAAAAAAGGCAAAAGCTATATGTTTGTCACTAGAGACGGTATAGTTTACAAGAGGTTTGGTAAACTTAATAATTCTGGTACTTTTGTAAGTTCTGACAATGTTTTCTATGAACCTTATGAGATTGAATGGAAAGACATTCTAGAGATATGGGAATTTGCTGGAAGTGTTAACACTAAAGAGTTGGAAATACCCAGCAATGATTTTGAAATGATAAAAAAAATGTTTAAAGTTTTACATAATGATATAAAATCTCTTAAAGATTCCTAA
- a CDS encoding Hsp20/alpha crystallin family protein → MSIVKRNNGSLLPANPRTLFDDFFSRELFNWGNNNFSSTLTTLPSVNIRENTENFEVEVAAPGMEKQDFEITLEGNVLTISSSRKNQKEEKDENYIRREFSYQSFRRSIELAENVVDEEHIEAKYENGVLKLTIPKSEKAKKQAPRLIEVQ, encoded by the coding sequence ATGTCAATCGTTAAGAGAAACAATGGCAGTTTGCTCCCTGCAAATCCACGTACACTGTTCGATGACTTTTTTAGCCGCGAACTTTTTAACTGGGGCAACAACAATTTTTCGTCAACACTGACTACACTTCCTTCGGTGAACATTCGTGAAAATACCGAAAATTTTGAAGTGGAAGTGGCTGCTCCGGGAATGGAGAAACAGGATTTTGAAATTACGCTGGAAGGAAATGTACTCACGATTTCTTCTTCACGAAAAAATCAGAAAGAAGAAAAAGATGAGAACTATATCCGAAGAGAGTTCAGCTATCAGTCATTCCGAAGAAGTATTGAACTGGCTGAAAATGTGGTTGATGAAGAACACATTGAAGCAAAATACGAAAACGGTGTTCTGAAACTTACCATTCCGAAATCGGAAAAAGCCAAAAAACAGGCGCCTCGCCTTATAGAAGTTCAATAA
- a CDS encoding cation:proton antiporter, with product MNGLLWSISILCLTTLGIMFVLKKFNQPYLIAYILVGIILGPHISGVFTDPEQTETIGEIGILLLMFFLGMEINVPDNRSLLIKPIVAQLIKILLSIGCAFLVGYFAGLPMNSILLIAILFIFNSTAVVSEFLNKHQTLKTTFGIMILNILIFQDLLLAPVLTLLKAWNKQDFHSFTIIFPVVLCGVIFLILKRIRTFREIKLPKFFASIEKDHDLQVFFGLFICLISGLLAEAAGISSAFGSFMAGVVVGRVTTFSWLEHSLAPFKVFFVTFFFVSIGLRLDIPYLFSNFSIILLGTFFVLASNSIMSAITFRLLKFGWRESWYGGALLSQTGEFGILALSVAYKSGIIEYSLYKSGLGITCLSLLLSTIWIAILYNVANRSKLGKIICK from the coding sequence ATGAACGGATTACTTTGGTCGATCTCAATTTTGTGCCTTACCACATTGGGGATTATGTTTGTTCTGAAAAAATTTAATCAGCCTTATCTTATTGCTTATATATTGGTGGGAATTATTCTCGGGCCACACATTTCAGGAGTTTTCACAGATCCTGAGCAAACGGAAACGATAGGAGAAATAGGAATTTTGCTGCTTATGTTTTTCCTGGGAATGGAAATCAATGTACCGGACAACAGAAGCCTGCTTATAAAACCAATAGTTGCACAGCTTATTAAAATTCTTCTGAGTATTGGTTGTGCATTTCTGGTGGGATATTTTGCAGGTCTTCCCATGAACAGTATCTTGCTTATTGCTATTTTATTCATTTTCAACAGTACCGCGGTGGTCAGTGAGTTTTTAAACAAACATCAGACTTTAAAAACAACTTTCGGTATTATGATTTTAAATATACTCATATTTCAGGATCTGCTTCTAGCTCCTGTACTTACTTTGTTGAAAGCTTGGAATAAACAGGATTTTCATAGCTTTACTATCATTTTTCCGGTTGTATTGTGTGGTGTTATTTTCCTCATCCTTAAAAGAATCAGGACTTTCCGGGAAATAAAACTCCCGAAATTCTTCGCCTCAATTGAAAAAGATCATGATCTGCAGGTATTTTTCGGATTATTTATATGTCTTATTTCCGGATTATTGGCTGAGGCAGCGGGAATAAGCAGTGCTTTTGGAAGTTTTATGGCTGGTGTTGTAGTAGGAAGGGTAACAACATTCAGCTGGCTGGAGCATTCATTGGCTCCTTTTAAAGTATTTTTCGTTACATTCTTTTTTGTGTCGATAGGATTAAGGCTTGATATTCCTTACCTTTTTTCCAATTTTAGCATAATTCTTCTGGGAACTTTTTTTGTGTTAGCCAGTAACAGTATCATGTCTGCAATAACGTTCCGTCTGTTGAAATTCGGGTGGAGGGAAAGCTGGTATGGCGGAGCCTTACTTTCACAAACGGGAGAGTTTGGAATTCTGGCATTGTCTGTAGCATATAAATCAGGAATTATAGAGTACAGCCTTTATAAATCCGGTCTTGGAATTACCTGTCTTTCACTTTTGCTCTCCACGATCTGGATTGCCATACTCTATAATGTAGCGAATCGAAGCAAACTAGGGAAAATAATATGTAAGTAA
- a CDS encoding helix-turn-helix domain-containing protein: MERSVPNYKKIFEDIISKKCPEKYTLCEHILNKREISAMDVLRLNDIIFDKKTASDVTNQKHKSYDSCTITEILNYQKENNLSNVAVSRHFNLSRSTVSKWKKTFSLPQNNNFL; this comes from the coding sequence ATGGAAAGATCTGTACCTAATTATAAAAAAATCTTCGAAGATATTATCAGCAAAAAATGTCCTGAAAAATATACTTTGTGCGAACACATACTGAATAAACGCGAAATATCAGCAATGGATGTTCTGCGGCTGAATGATATTATTTTTGATAAAAAAACAGCATCTGATGTTACTAATCAAAAGCACAAAAGCTACGACAGCTGCACCATTACTGAAATTCTGAATTATCAAAAGGAAAATAATCTCAGTAATGTAGCAGTATCCAGACATTTTAATTTAAGCCGGAGTACAGTAAGTAAGTGGAAAAAGACATTCTCTTTACCACAGAATAATAATTTTTTGTAA
- a CDS encoding helix-turn-helix domain-containing protein yields MSSPLQYHFKKPAEKLADFVYGFSSLSNISECKEGIIIPNGRIDLLLCRTTDGRFFTVLMGLETKPKTMPQQNIAMFFSISFNPLALEYILNESIAELINNGKELPENFWGFREEDLNNFEDFCDKASHAIKKHLSNSIDERKRNLFRLIFEANGEISIKELSQTIHWSERQINRYFTKYLGVTLKMYCKILRFQKSLEYIKDGILFPQLNFSDQSHFIKDVKKLSGVSPKELFKNDNDRFLQFLVFPKK; encoded by the coding sequence ATGTCTTCGCCTCTACAATATCATTTTAAAAAGCCAGCAGAAAAGCTTGCTGATTTTGTATATGGATTTTCTTCATTAAGCAATATTTCTGAGTGCAAAGAAGGGATCATCATTCCTAACGGCAGAATTGATCTTCTCCTGTGCCGGACAACAGACGGACGGTTTTTCACAGTATTGATGGGCCTTGAGACAAAACCTAAAACAATGCCGCAGCAGAATATTGCCATGTTTTTTTCCATCAGTTTTAATCCGTTGGCGCTGGAATATATTCTCAATGAATCGATTGCTGAACTTATCAACAACGGAAAAGAACTGCCTGAAAATTTCTGGGGTTTCCGGGAAGAGGATCTCAATAATTTTGAAGATTTTTGTGACAAAGCCTCCCATGCAATAAAAAAACATCTCAGTAATTCAATTGATGAACGAAAACGAAATTTATTCCGGCTGATTTTTGAGGCGAACGGTGAGATCAGCATTAAAGAATTATCACAAACCATACACTGGAGTGAAAGGCAGATTAACCGGTATTTCACAAAATATTTGGGCGTTACCTTAAAAATGTACTGCAAAATACTTCGTTTTCAAAAATCATTGGAATACATCAAAGACGGGATTCTTTTTCCCCAGCTTAATTTTTCGGATCAGTCACATTTTATAAAAGACGTTAAAAAACTTTCGGGTGTTTCGCCAAAAGAACTTTTTAAAAATGATAATGACCGATTTTTACAATTTTTAGTTTTTCCTAAGAAATAA
- a CDS encoding DNA polymerase III subunit alpha, with the protein MFINCHSYHSLRYGTISIEELVQQAVESETKVLALTDINTITGIYDFYKLCKEYGIKPVVGVEVRVENELYYICLAKNRSSIGEVNRILTNYNCDGIEIPKTNPKLIDSYIIYPLSNLPEVLFENEFIGVKPEELNLLIKPELKKLISKMVVLQSVTFQTKREYNLHKILRAIDKNTLLTKLSADDYCGENEKFISISDLSKKYEHYPEIIENTKRILNDCEIEFDFSTPKNKKHYTDSKENDFKLLKQLAYKGLQQRYPNDKGIALARVEKELEVIDQLNFCGYFLITWDIIQYSNKMGFMHVGRGSGANSIVSFCLGITDICPLELDLYFERFLNLNRKTPPDFDIDWGWENRDTILRYIFNKYGKDHVAFCGTNVEFKYKSIFREVGKAFGLPKEELDILATKSINEHDDNSVFRSVHKYGKLLEKFPNQRSMHACGILIAEEPITNFTALEMPPKGFPIVQFDMHIAEDIGFEKFDILSQRGLGTINDTVKLIEEKRGIKVDIRNTAISKDEVRANEFLSKGKTIGCFYIESPAMRGLLRRLKCENYKVLVAASSIIRPGVAQSGMMKEYIFRHNNPDKFEYFHEVFEKELGETYGIMVYQEDVIKIALHFGGLSAPDGDILRRAMSGKGRSLSALQKVKDHFFESCKQIGHSEQLSKEVYRQIESFAGYSFCKAHSASYAVESYQSLYLKVYYPLEFMVSVINNQGGFYRTEVYIHEARMSGAKIMNPCVNKSEYKTTLYDDEVYLGLMHLEKLEIRLGHFIPEERKKNGDFKSLEDFVKRVPVGVETIQILIFIGAFRFTGKQKHELLIEVRFLLSENKFDFRYLTLLEEPPKNYKLPKVDRHKYEDAFDEIEILGFPVSYSPFDILQTKYRGSVMAKDLIKHHKQEVKMLAYLISRKHVPTKRGTMFFGTWIDAEGEYFDTAHFSDCLEKYPFQGGGCYLLLGTVEVDFHFPTITITKMAKMPFIPDPRYSLDKEMAQKAQANIREDVSMTFRKPYPQEQEIGLPRHKMT; encoded by the coding sequence ATGTTTATAAACTGTCATTCCTATCATAGTTTACGATACGGAACCATCTCGATTGAAGAATTAGTTCAACAGGCTGTTGAATCGGAAACTAAAGTTTTGGCTCTAACGGATATTAATACAATTACTGGAATTTATGATTTTTACAAGCTTTGTAAAGAGTATGGAATCAAACCAGTTGTTGGAGTTGAGGTAAGAGTTGAGAATGAACTGTATTATATCTGTTTAGCTAAGAATAGAAGTAGCATAGGTGAAGTAAATCGAATTTTAACAAACTATAATTGTGATGGAATTGAAATCCCTAAAACTAATCCTAAGCTGATAGATTCTTATATTATTTATCCCCTTAGCAATCTTCCTGAAGTATTATTTGAGAACGAGTTTATAGGTGTAAAGCCAGAAGAATTAAATCTTTTAATTAAACCCGAGTTAAAGAAATTAATTAGTAAAATGGTTGTTCTACAATCAGTAACATTTCAAACCAAAAGAGAATATAATTTGCATAAGATATTACGAGCAATTGATAAAAACACTTTACTGACTAAACTTTCAGCAGATGATTATTGTGGAGAGAATGAAAAGTTTATTAGTATTTCAGACCTCTCAAAAAAGTATGAACATTATCCAGAAATAATAGAAAATACAAAAAGAATTCTGAATGATTGTGAAATTGAATTTGATTTCTCAACTCCAAAGAATAAGAAGCACTATACAGATAGTAAAGAGAATGATTTTAAGTTACTAAAACAACTTGCCTATAAGGGACTACAACAGAGATATCCTAATGATAAAGGTATTGCATTGGCAAGAGTAGAAAAAGAGCTTGAAGTTATAGACCAGCTAAACTTTTGCGGGTATTTTCTTATCACTTGGGATATTATTCAATATAGTAATAAAATGGGATTTATGCATGTTGGAAGAGGAAGTGGAGCAAACAGTATTGTAAGTTTTTGTTTGGGAATTACTGACATCTGTCCGTTAGAATTAGATTTGTACTTTGAAAGATTTCTTAATCTAAATAGAAAAACACCTCCAGACTTTGACATCGATTGGGGATGGGAAAACCGAGATACTATATTAAGATATATCTTTAATAAATATGGAAAAGACCATGTAGCATTTTGTGGAACTAATGTTGAGTTTAAGTACAAATCTATTTTTAGGGAAGTAGGAAAAGCTTTTGGATTGCCAAAAGAAGAACTTGATATTTTGGCAACAAAATCAATAAATGAACATGATGATAACTCTGTGTTCCGTTCTGTTCATAAATATGGAAAGCTTTTAGAAAAATTTCCTAATCAAAGAAGTATGCATGCTTGTGGAATCTTAATTGCTGAAGAGCCAATTACGAATTTTACAGCATTAGAAATGCCACCAAAAGGATTTCCTATTGTTCAATTTGATATGCACATTGCAGAGGATATAGGCTTTGAGAAGTTTGATATTTTATCTCAAAGAGGATTGGGAACAATAAATGATACTGTTAAGTTAATCGAAGAAAAAAGAGGTATAAAAGTAGATATCAGAAATACAGCAATTTCTAAAGATGAGGTAAGAGCGAATGAATTTTTAAGTAAAGGGAAAACCATTGGATGTTTTTATATAGAAAGCCCCGCAATGAGAGGCCTGCTAAGGAGACTTAAATGTGAAAATTATAAAGTTTTGGTTGCTGCATCATCTATCATCAGACCTGGAGTTGCTCAAAGTGGAATGATGAAAGAATATATTTTTAGACATAATAATCCAGATAAATTTGAATATTTTCATGAAGTTTTTGAAAAAGAATTGGGAGAAACCTATGGCATCATGGTTTATCAAGAGGATGTGATAAAGATTGCTTTGCATTTTGGAGGCTTATCAGCTCCTGATGGTGATATCTTGAGAAGAGCTATGAGTGGTAAAGGAAGGTCACTATCAGCACTACAGAAAGTAAAAGACCATTTTTTTGAATCCTGTAAACAAATAGGTCATTCAGAGCAACTATCAAAAGAAGTTTATAGGCAGATTGAATCCTTTGCAGGTTATTCATTTTGTAAAGCGCATTCGGCTTCTTATGCAGTAGAAAGTTATCAAAGTTTATATTTAAAGGTTTATTATCCTCTTGAATTTATGGTGTCTGTAATAAACAATCAGGGAGGCTTTTATAGAACAGAAGTTTACATTCATGAAGCAAGAATGTCTGGTGCTAAAATTATGAATCCCTGTGTAAACAAAAGTGAATATAAAACAACCTTATACGATGATGAGGTTTATCTCGGACTCATGCATTTGGAAAAACTAGAAATTAGATTGGGGCATTTTATTCCAGAGGAAAGAAAAAAAAATGGAGATTTTAAATCTTTAGAAGACTTTGTGAAAAGAGTTCCTGTAGGAGTTGAGACTATACAAATATTAATTTTTATTGGAGCATTTAGATTTACAGGTAAACAAAAACATGAACTACTTATTGAAGTAAGATTTTTATTATCTGAGAACAAATTTGACTTTAGATACTTGACATTACTGGAAGAACCCCCAAAGAATTATAAACTACCAAAGGTTGACAGACATAAATATGAAGATGCATTTGATGAAATAGAGATTTTAGGTTTTCCAGTTTCTTATAGTCCTTTTGATATTCTGCAAACAAAGTACAGAGGTAGTGTCATGGCTAAAGACTTAATAAAACACCATAAACAAGAAGTGAAAATGTTAGCTTATCTGATTTCAAGAAAGCATGTACCAACCAAGAGAGGAACTATGTTTTTTGGTACTTGGATTGATGCAGAAGGCGAATACTTTGATACAGCTCATTTTTCTGATTGCTTGGAAAAGTATCCATTTCAAGGTGGAGGCTGTTATTTGTTACTTGGAACTGTTGAAGTTGACTTTCATTTTCCAACAATTACAATTACCAAAATGGCAAAGATGCCTTTCATCCCAGACCCTCGATATTCCCTTGACAAAGAAATGGCTCAAAAAGCTCAAGCAAATATTAGGGAGGATGTTAGTATGACGTTTAGAAAACCATACCCACAAGAGCAAGAAATTGGGTTACCTAGACATAAAATGACTTAA
- a CDS encoding antirestriction protein ArdA: MPRSIGVLLGESINFKSRLKLINMTNLQNCLDTSSIYVSTYAKYNNGSLFGKWLNLSDYSDYDSLLTAMYDLHSDESDPEFMFQDYECPFLEKMGLLSECHISKDIYEIIEQINDSGHDLEVYEACLDCLGKMEFQSLYEYVNNFYYGEFNSDEDFVQYLYEDDTFNIPNWVVIDWEATARSIMHDYFESNGHYFRS; encoded by the coding sequence ATGCCTAGAAGTATTGGCGTACTGCTAGGCGAATCAATAAATTTTAAATCACGCTTAAAACTTATCAACATGACAAATTTACAAAATTGTCTTGATACTTCTAGTATCTATGTATCAACGTACGCTAAGTACAACAACGGCTCATTATTTGGGAAATGGTTAAACCTTTCGGATTATTCCGACTATGATTCACTACTCACCGCAATGTATGATTTACACAGTGACGAATCCGACCCTGAATTTATGTTTCAGGATTATGAGTGTCCTTTTCTTGAAAAAATGGGGTTGTTAAGTGAATGTCACATATCTAAAGATATTTACGAAATAATAGAACAAATCAACGATTCAGGTCATGACCTAGAAGTTTACGAAGCGTGTTTGGATTGTTTAGGTAAAATGGAGTTTCAAAGCTTATATGAATATGTAAACAATTTTTATTACGGCGAATTTAATTCGGACGAAGATTTTGTACAATACTTATATGAAGATGATACCTTTAATATTCCTAATTGGGTTGTTATTGATTGGGAAGCTACGGCAAGGAGTATAATGCATGATTATTTTGAGAGTAACGGACATTATTTTAGGTCTTAG
- the dinB gene encoding DNA polymerase IV: protein MKRSIVHMDLDTFFVSCERLKNSELVGKPVIIGGGDRGVVASCSYETRFFGVRSAMPIKMALRLCPEARVIKGDMEMYSNLSHTVTEIIQEKVPVLEKASVDEFYLDLSGMDKFFGCYKWTTEIAASVTKETGLPISFALSTNKTVSKIGTGESKPVGRLQLHEELVKPFLNPLSVKKIPMVGNQTFQLLSRIGVRTIKTLSEMPVEVLHQLIGKNGIELSKKANGIDETPVIPYSERKSISTENTFAQDTIDIQGIKSIISGMIEQLGFQLRKEKWLTSTVVIKIRYSNFDTETKQCRIPYTSSDHTLLKYALELFNKLYTRRIRIRLIGVKFTGLVHGCHQMNLFEDTEELMSLYQTMDYLKHRFGSDSVMKASGFLK from the coding sequence ATGAAACGGAGTATAGTACACATGGATTTGGATACTTTCTTTGTCTCCTGTGAAAGGCTTAAAAACTCAGAACTTGTTGGGAAGCCAGTGATTATAGGGGGCGGAGATAGAGGTGTTGTTGCTTCATGCTCCTATGAAACAAGATTTTTTGGAGTAAGAAGTGCGATGCCTATAAAAATGGCTTTAAGGCTTTGCCCTGAAGCAAGAGTCATAAAAGGAGATATGGAAATGTACTCTAACCTATCACATACCGTAACAGAAATTATTCAGGAAAAAGTGCCTGTCTTGGAGAAAGCCAGTGTTGATGAATTTTATTTAGATTTATCAGGAATGGATAAGTTTTTCGGATGTTACAAATGGACGACTGAAATTGCAGCCAGTGTAACAAAAGAAACAGGGTTACCAATAAGCTTTGCATTGTCAACTAATAAAACTGTTTCCAAGATTGGAACAGGAGAATCAAAACCAGTTGGTAGATTACAATTACATGAGGAGTTGGTAAAACCATTTCTAAATCCTCTTTCCGTAAAAAAAATTCCAATGGTAGGAAATCAGACCTTCCAGCTATTATCGAGGATTGGTGTAAGAACTATTAAAACTCTTTCTGAAATGCCAGTTGAGGTACTACATCAACTAATAGGAAAGAATGGAATTGAGCTGTCAAAAAAAGCAAATGGAATTGATGAAACACCAGTAATTCCTTATAGTGAAAGAAAATCTATTTCTACAGAAAATACTTTCGCACAAGACACAATAGACATTCAGGGAATTAAAAGTATTATATCTGGTATGATTGAACAATTAGGATTTCAATTAAGAAAAGAAAAGTGGCTGACTTCAACTGTAGTTATAAAAATAAGATATAGTAATTTCGATACTGAAACTAAGCAATGCAGAATTCCATATACATCATCCGACCATACTTTGTTAAAGTATGCATTAGAACTTTTCAATAAACTCTACACAAGAAGAATTAGGATAAGATTGATTGGAGTCAAATTTACAGGCTTAGTACATGGTTGTCATCAAATGAATTTATTTGAAGACACTGAAGAACTTATGTCATTATATCAAACTATGGATTATTTGAAACATAGATTTGGTAGTGATAGTGTAATGAAGGCATCAGGATTTTTAAAATAA